The nucleotide window TCTCGTTTCACGCTTCCTAATTTGAAAAGCAAACTCTAACGAAGATCCTCAAGCTGCACGTGAATTTTGTGAATTTCAAGTAAAACTAGAACTGAGACAGCCATCTCTAATgcggggattttttttttttcctctccttcaTCGAAAAATCAAACAGGTCTTCTTCCGTGCTGGAGTCTTGGGTCAGATGGAAGAACTTCGTGACGAGCGTCTCAGCAAGATCGTATCCTGGATGCAAGCATTCGTCAGGGGTTACCTGACGCGCAAGGATTACAAGAAATTGCAAGAGCAACGTCTTGCACTCCAAGTCGTCCAGCGCAACCTCCGCAAATACCTCCAACTTCGTACCTGGCCGTGGTGGAAACTTTGGCAGAAGGTCAAGCCCCTCCTCAACGCTACCAGAATCGAGGACGAGCTTGCCGTGAGTATATTATACCTGATCAGCCATTTTGGATAAAGAAATTTATTGCACCACCAGCTCATGGAAACTCTGCGGTATTTCACGTCAAGAGTCAAGCGTCAGTGATTCATTGCCGACGAAGCGAAGGCTATCCCATGcccaaaaatatttcttcataAATATACATTCCGATTATACCTTTGCTCGTTGTTGGATGTAACATTTGTAAGCCTATACACCTACCACATCGATAGTTGAGTAGGTTTTACACCGTCCGTCTATTATTAAGACCGGTGAACCAGGAATCTTTTCCGAATTCCCCAAGTTATTCCAAAGATCCGGAAGATCTTGGTTTCACGGCTGGTTTAGTGCCACCtgatctctttctctctttccctgTTGACCGCTTAACGATCGGCGGAGGTTTTTGCTGAGGCTGGAGCCTTTCGGAGCGGGTTCTGGAGCGAAGAATATCGTATTTATAGCCCCCCACATTCCCACTCCGGATACCAGGGTTTCCCCTCCAGCGCAGTCTCTATGCATtggttataaatatttttatgaaacggTCTCATCTTCATCGCTGGTAGGCAGGGAGGCAGGGAGGCAGGAAGAGTGGAGCGAAGGGTATGAGGCTGGAAGGGGTCGAGGAGGGGACGCCGGCCCACGCAGGTTTAGATTTTGGGTAGAAAAGTTGAGACTCGCGGAAACTCGGTCCAGTTGAGAACGCGATCGCGAGTCACCCACCCCATGGTGCCTTGAGCGAGGGACGCGAATTCGTAACACGGACGAGCGAAACCTGAGTACTGTAATACGGGACGGGATCGAGACTTGGAGACTGGAACTGACCAACCAACAGACCGATACAGTGTACTTAATTGACCATTTCTTGACCCCTCGCAATATCATACCTGCACCCTTCGAAGTCTAGGAGTACAATTACACACGACGCGATTCTCACTTTTGAACAAATCATTATCCAGCATCAAATATACGACCCACGACGACCCTAGACTAGAAAGTGAACGCGAAACgatagaaagagaaatttgttGATAAACTTCGAGCAAAGGTCTTCAATACTGAGCTTTTATTGTATTTCGAATAAAACAATACACTGATTGACCTGTGACCGGTAAACTCGAGCAATACGATATAAAAacgaaaaggaagaaagaataaaataaatatgggAGATACCGCAGTGCTGGAGAACGCTCAGACCTCGCTGGTGAACGGTGACGGTGACAGGCTTGAATTGTCCTTACAGAAATGGGAAGAGAAGGCGACCAGAGCGCAGGAAGCCTTCGAACGAGAGGAGAAGGCTCGCAAAGAACTCGAGGCCCTTAACAGCAAACTCCTCAGCGAGAAGACCGACCTCCTTCGTCAACTCGAGGGAGAGAAGGGATCCCTCTCCGAGTTCCAGGAGAAGTCGATCAAGCTCGCCGCCCAAAAGGTCGACCTCGAGTCTCAACTCCAGGTAAGTCATGCCAGttcaattatcattattcttattattcttattattattctcgttCTCCAATGGCGATAAGTggaatatcattttttttcaacaatttttaaaacgatacgaaaatttttgcatattcCGAATTCTATTAACGTGTTCTTGGGCGTACCTGCAGTGCTTAATCACGGGATATCAATTAGTTTGGAAGTGAAATCGACCAgggtgaataattattattaagcAGCTGCACGACTCGACATAGGGAAATTCCGGTAGACCGGAAACACGTAGCGGTAATTGGATCTAAATTTATACAAGGAACACGAATACGACGTTTAAGAGTGCGCCTGTGTACGTAGCAAAAGTATCTTTTTTGGTCAGTCAACGTTTCAGACATGAGAAACTTGATATGGTCTGGATTccagtatgaaaaaaattccgcgttggacgaagagaaaaattaaagacgaaaaaaaacacacacacactcgcaCACACACATGTCGTCGAGACTCGGTgcgtaataaaaaagaatgataataatatgcTGGAGGTTAGTCACTGAGTTTAAAATATTTGGGATACGTGAAAATAGCACTGCAGAAATCATATCAAGAGTTGGACCTACAGAAATGGGATgaaagcaaaacaaaaaaaaaaggcggaAGGAAATAAATAACGCGGTGTGCGTTACTCACTCGAGTGTTGGTTTAAAACTTACAGCTGCCAAATTCCGCGAATCAACGGAGGCATACGGCTATAATTAATAACAAGAAAACTCTGCTTAACGTCGAGTAGCTTCTCCGTTTCGCTCTGGAGATTATCTGGACACATtcccaaaacaaaaaaaaaaagaaacaaaaaataataaataaaaaaaaatgtataatttggAAATGCTTAAATCttctcgtttgaaaaaaaatatcccgcTACCGACGTTCAGGATGATAAATAAACTATGCTCATGAGTCAAAGTAAAGATTTGCTAGAACTTGACGTTGCACAGCCCTCATAGATACGTTATACGATATAGTATAGATTGACAGTAATCAGAGAAGGTATCGTCGTATCACTCCGGTTAACTGAGGTGAGACATTGGTCTCGTATTTTTTAACAACCTATTAAAAGCTAAGGAGCTCACTCTCGGATCTATAAACTAACCTGAAGCGTTATCAGATTGGCCCACTTTAACACCGGCACAGGGAAAGTAAATTTATGTATCCTGCAGTTGCCCTCAAGAAGAACCGGGGGTCCCCCCGGCACGAGTGGCCAATATCCAGGGAACCTACTTTATTATACCAAGCCGCCATGGAGTTACCTCAAGTAAACGAAACCATTTACGGCGAGGAACGAAACGCGGGGGGATGATGAAGGGGCCATAGGAGGGGTAGGGGGAGGGTGGCGCGGTCTAAATATAATCTCCCTAGATTCCAGATTATTAAACGTGGGCGTTGCCTCTCCAAAGCCAACGCGGAGGAGGGCCAGGGAAACAGGTGTAGcgtatttatattaaaaatcgCCCGTGCGTCATCCGACCTCGTGTCTAATAGATCCTGGGACAGACTCGACTCGTgaatacttttctttttctatctcAAACTAATCATACCTGCGGTCTACGAATTCCCGTCGCGATGCCCGACGTCAGCTGCGATAGCAACAAGTGATTGACACTGGTCCAACTTATGTGCTCGcccactttcggaactttggtATTTGATCATGACCACTGATGAAGCACTGAGTGGTCGGGACTCGCGAAGGTGTTGCACGGTTTACAGTTTAGaggtgtttgaaattttttgaagagGGGTTTTGACTAACGGTGAATGGCTCTATCCCCACAGGACATTGCTGACAGACTGCAGTCAGAAGAGGAAGCCAGGAACCAGCTCTTCCAGAACAAGAAGAAACTGGAACAGGAGGTGTCCGGGCTGAAGAAGGATATCGAAGACTTGGAATTGACAGTACAAAAGTCCGAGCAGGACAAGGCGACCAAGGACCACCAGATCCGCAATCTCAACGACGAGATTGCACACCAGGATGAGCTTATCAACAAGCTCAACAAGGAGAAGAAGAACCAGGGTGAGGTCAACCAGAAGACTGCTGAGGAACTCCAGGCTGCTGAAGACAAGGTCAACCACCTCAACAAGGTGAAGGCCAAGCTTGAACAGACCCTGGATGAACTCGAAGACTCTCTGGAACGCGAGAAGAAACTCCGGTAAGTCGATATTCAACTATTCTCCAACTTATAGTTAACAGAAATGCGAACTTTTCACTTTCAACGTCTACCTCGTACCTTGCAGCGGAGACGTAGAAAAGACCAAGAGGAAGGTTGAGGGAGACCTGAAACTCACCCAGGAGGCTGTTGCCGACCTTGAGAGGAACAAGAAGGAACTTGAACAGACCATCCAGCGCAAGGACAAGGAACTTTCATCCCTGACCGCCAAGCTCGAGGACGAACAGTCCCTTGTTGGCAAGCTCCAGAAACAGATCAAGGAGCTCCAGGCCCGCATTGAGGAGCTTGAAGAAGAGGTAAGTGGCGGAGTGGGACCATCAACGAATCTGAACCGACATTTTCATCCGGGGAATCACTTGTTATGTGCCTACCTGTTAACAGGTTGAAGCCGAGCGACAAGCTCGCGCCAAGGCTGAGAAGCAACGCAGCGACTTGGCCCGCGAGCTTGAAGAGCTTGGCGAACGCCTCGAGGAAGCTGGTGGTGCCACATCCGCTCAGATCGAGCTCAACAAGAAGCGCGAGGCCGAGCTGAGCAAACTCCGCAGGGACCTCGAGGAGGCCAACATCCAGCACGAGGGATCATTGGCCAACCTTCGCAAGAAGCACAATGACGCCGTAGCCGAGATGGGAGAACAGATCGACACTCTCAACAAGCTGAAGGCTAGGTGAGTGCTTTGCATCCTGATGTCAGATTGGGGGGTGAGGTATTGCATTGCGTACCAAACCGCGATTTAGAGTAATATCTAATATCCGTGGGACATAGTTTTGAAGCtatgttgtaaattttgttaaaaatttctgaccAGGGCCGATAAGGGCCGTGCCGATATACACCAAGAGTTGAACAACGCTCGCGGAGCCATCGATCTAGTAGCAAGGGAGAAGGTAGACTGAAAATGTCCCCCGGTCCCTGAATaccatttgtttgttttacCCTCAATCTTACGTCGTCACTATCAGCATGGAAGCACACAATCCTGTCATCTATTGTTCGGTCGTGAATTGAACCAATGAAGCTCGACAAGTGAATAATACGATTTTCAGTTTCCACAAAAAACTTCAATGTATCGCCTTGCGCTCATTGATTGCGGTTAATTTGTCTCTAACGTTTTTCGTCGTTTCCATTCCATGTCACACAAAACAGGGCCGAGAAAGAGAAGGTGCAGTACTTCAGCGAGCTGAACGATCTTCGCGCCGGAGTCGACCATCTTACAAACGAGAAGGTAACCCCGAATGATCCGATCCTTCCGCACCGCAACTAATGCTATTTAGGGGGATCCGAACTCTGAAACTTGAGCCAATGAACAAGGGACAACGTAGGAGACATCACATTGGCTGTGAATGTTCTTTGTGACGTGACGTGATCCCCAAAATGCTTGCTTCCGCTCgtttattattacaaaacTTTTGGTGGCTGAAGTCAACTTGGCGGTGGTGATGGATTGCACACTTTTAAAATCGTACCGTTTTATGTGCAATCATTATCAACACCAGATCCAAGTTTGCTTGGCCTTTGATACCAGGTTCGCGTCTTACTAACGGCGtaaaatgattatttaaaCAGGCTGCTCAGGAGAAGATCGCGAAGCAGCTTCAACACCAGCTGAACGAAACCCAGGGCAAACTTGAGGAGACCAACCGCACCTTGAACGACTTTGACGCCGCAAAGAAGAAGCTGTCGATTGAGAACAGCGACCTGCTCCGTCAACTGGAGGAGGCTGAATCCCAGGTTAGCCAGCTGTCAAAGATCAAGATCTCGCTGACTACCCAGCTCGAAGACACGAAGAGACTCGCCGACGAAGAGTCCCGCGAGCGTGCCACCCTCCTTGGCAAATTCCGCAATCTGGAACACGACCTGGACAACATCCGCGAacaggtggaggaggaggccGAAGGCAAGGCCGACATCCAGAGGCAGTTGAGCAAGGCGAACGCAGAGGCTCAGCTGTGGCGCACAAAGTACGAGTCCGAGGGTGTCGCCAGGGCCGAGGAACTCGAGGAAGCCAAGCGCAAGCTCCAGGCTCGTCTCGCCGAAGCCGAGGAGACGATCGAATCCCTCAACCAGAAGGTCATCGCCCTCGAGAAGACCAAGCAGCGTCTTGCGACCGAAGTCGAAGACCTCCAACTGGAGGTCGACCGTGCGACGGCGATCGCAAACGCCGCggagaagaagcagaaggcCTTCGACAAGATCATTGGCGAATGGAAACTCAAGGTGGACGACCTTGCCGCCGAGCTGGACGCCAGCCAAAAGGAGTGCCGCAACTACAGCACGGAACTCTTCAGGCTCAAGGGTGCCTACGAGGAGGGACAGGAACAGCTGGAGGCTGTCCGCCGCGAGAACAAGAACCTCGCCGACGAGGTCAAGGACCTCCTCGACCAGATTGGAGAGGGTGGACGCAACATCCACGAGATCGAGAAGGCAAGGAAGCGCCTGGAGGCTGAGAAGGACGAACTTCAAGCCGCCCTTGAGGAGGCTGAAGCTGCCCTTGAACaggaggagaacaaggtgctCCGCAGCCAGCTTGAACTTAGCCAGGTCAGGCAGGAGATCGACCGCCGTATCcaggagaaggaggaagagTTCGAGAACACCAGAAAGAACCACCAGCGCGCTCTCGACTCCATGCAGGCGTCCCTCGAAGCCGAAGCCAAGGGCAAGGCTGAGGCGCTTCGCATGAAGAAGAAGCTTGAGGCTGACATCAACGAGCTTGAGATCGCCCTTGACCATGCGAACAAGGCCAACGCCGAGGCGCAGAAGAACATCAAGAGATACCAGCAGCAGTTGAAGGACGTTCAGACCGCCCTTGAAGAGGAACAGCGTGCCCGTGACGACGCCAGGGAGCTCCTTGGAATCTCGGAGCGTCGTGCAAACGCTCTGCAAAACGAACTCGAGGAGAGCCGCACCCTCCTTGAGCAGGCTGACCGCGGACGTCGCCAAGCCGAACAGGAACTTGGAGACGCCCACGAACAGTTGAACGAGCTCGGCGCACAGAACGCCTCAATTTCCGCCGCCAAGAGGAAACTCGAGAGTGAACTCCAGACCCTGCACGTGAGTAACATTCCGACCGTTTTTAGCCTTTTGTATGGTGATTATCAGCGTTAGAAATTTCACACTGTCCACGTTTACTTGTAGTCCGACCTTGACGAGCTTCTCAACGAAGCCAAGAACTCCGAGGAGAAGGCCAAGAAGGCAATGGTAGACGCGGCAAGACTCGCCGACGAACTCAGGGCCGAACAAGACCACGCTCAGACCCAAGAGAAACTACGCAAGGCACTTGAGACCCAGATCAAGGAGCTCCAGGTCCGTCTTGACGAAGCCGAGGCCAACGCCCTTAAAGGAGGAAAGA belongs to Neodiprion lecontei isolate iyNeoLeco1 chromosome 5, iyNeoLeco1.1, whole genome shotgun sequence and includes:
- the LOC107219277 gene encoding myosin heavy chain, muscle isoform X18 encodes the protein MPKPIKQEGEDPDPTPYLFVSLEQKRIDQTKPYDAKKACWVPCEKEGYVLGEIKATKGDVVSVSLPGGETKQFRKEQVAQVNPPKFEKSEDMADLTFLNEASVLHNLKQRYYNKMIYTYSGLFCVAINPYKRYPVYTQRCAKLYRGKRRSEVPPHIFAISDGAYVNMLTNSENQSMLITGESGAGKTENTKKVIAYFATVGASTKKEDNPNQKKGSLEDQVVQTNPVLEAFGNAKTVRNDNSSRFGKFIRIHFGPSGKLAGADIETYLLEKARVISQQSLERSYHIFYQMMSGSVNGLKQNCLLSNNVNDYYFVSQGKTTIPGMDDGEECQLTDQAFDVLGFTQEEKDNIYKITAAVMHMGGMKFKQRGREEQAEADGTEEGERVAKLLGCDCADLYKNLLKPRIKVGNEFVTQGRNKDQVAYSVGAMSKAMFDRLFKWLVKKCNETLDTKQKRQHFIGVLDIAGFEIFDFNGFEQLCINFTNEKLQQFFNHHMFVLEQEEYKKEGIDWAFIDFGMDLLACIELIEKPMGILSILEEESMFPKATDKTFEEKLNNNHLGKSPNFLKPKPPKPGQQAAHFAIGHYAGNVPYNITGWLEKNKDPLNDSVVDQFKKSQNKLLVEIFADHPGQSGGGDAGGGKGGRGKKGGGFSTVSSSYKEQLNNLMTTLRATQPHFVRCIIPNELKQPGLIDSHLVMHQLTCNGVLEGIRICRKGFPNRMVYPDFKLRYMILAPAIMTAEKDPKVGAAKCFESIGLDPDSYRIGHTKVFFRAGVLGQMEELRDERLSKIVSWMQAFVRGYLTRKDYKKLQEQRLALQVVQRNLRKYLQLRTWPWWKLWQKVKPLLNATRIEDELAKWEEKATRAQEAFEREEKARKELEALNSKLLSEKTDLLRQLEGEKGSLSEFQEKSIKLAAQKVDLESQLQDIADRLQSEEEARNQLFQNKKKLEQEVSGLKKDIEDLELTVQKSEQDKATKDHQIRNLNDEIAHQDELINKLNKEKKNQGEVNQKTAEELQAAEDKVNHLNKVKAKLEQTLDELEDSLEREKKLRGDVEKTKRKVEGDLKLTQEAVADLERNKKELEQTIQRKDKELSSLTAKLEDEQSLVGKLQKQIKELQARIEELEEEVEAERQARAKAEKQRSDLARELEELGERLEEAGGATSAQIELNKKREAELSKLRRDLEEANIQHEGSLANLRKKHNDAVAEMGEQIDTLNKLKARAEKEKVQYFSELNDLRAGVDHLTNEKAAQEKIAKQLQHQLNETQGKLEETNRTLNDFDAAKKKLSIENSDLLRQLEEAESQVSQLSKIKISLTTQLEDTKRLADEESRERATLLGKFRNLEHDLDNIREQVEEEAEGKADIQRQLSKANAEAQLWRTKYESEGVARAEELEEAKRKLQARLAEAEETIESLNQKVIALEKTKQRLATEVEDLQLEVDRATAIANAAEKKQKAFDKIIGEWKLKVDDLAAELDASQKECRNYSTELFRLKGAYEEGQEQLEAVRRENKNLADEVKDLLDQIGEGGRNIHEIEKARKRLEAEKDELQAALEEAEAALEQEENKVLRSQLELSQVRQEIDRRIQEKEEEFENTRKNHQRALDSMQASLEAEAKGKAEALRMKKKLEADINELEIALDHANKANAEAQKNIKRYQQQLKDVQTALEEEQRARDDARELLGISERRANALQNELEESRTLLEQADRGRRQAEQELGDAHEQLNELGAQNASISAAKRKLESELQTLHSDLDELLNEAKNSEEKAKKAMVDAARLADELRAEQDHAQTQEKLRKALETQIKELQVRLDEAEANALKGGKKAIQKLEQRVRELENELDGEQRRHADAQKNLRKSERRIKELSFQADEDRKNHERMQDLVDKLQQKIKTYKRQIEEAEEIAALNLAKFRKAQQELEEAEERADLAEQAIAKFRTKGRGGSAARGLSPAPHRPMQRPMFDGSAFPPRFDLQPDGEL
- the LOC107219277 gene encoding myosin heavy chain, muscle isoform X3, which encodes MPKPIKQEGEDPDPTPYLFVSLEQKRIDQTKPYDAKKACWVPCEKEGYVLGEIKATKGDVVSVSLPGGETKDFKKDQLQQVNPPKYEKAEDMSNLTYLNDASVLHNLKQRYYHKLIYTYSGLFCVAINPYKRYPVYTQRCAKLYRGKRRSEVPPHIFAISDGAYVNMLTNSENQSMLITGESGAGKTENTKKVIAYFATVGASTKKEDNPNQKKGSLEDQVVQTNPVLEAFGNAKTVRNDNSSRFGKFIRIHFGPSGKLAGADIETYLLEKARVISQQSLERSYHIFYQMMSGSVNGLKQMLLLSNNVRDYHFVSQGKTSIPGLDDGEELLVTDQAFDVLGFTQEEKDNIYKITAAVMHMGGMKFKQRGREEQAEADGTEEGERVAKLLGCDCADLYKNLLKPRIKVGNEFVTQGRNKDQVAYSVGAMSKAMFDRLFKWLVKKCNETLDTKQKRQHFIGVLDIAGFEIFDFNGFEQLCINFTNEKLQQFFNHHMFVLEQEEYKKEGIDWAFIDFGMDLLACIELIEKPMGILSILEEESMFPKATDKTFEEKLNNNHLGKSPNFLKPKPPKPGQQAAHFAIGHYAGNVPYNITGWLEKNKDPLNDSVVDQFKKSQNKLLVEIFADHPGQSGGGDAGGGKGGRGKKGGGFSTVSSSYKEQLNNLMTTLRATQPHFVRCIIPNELKQPGLIDSHLVMHQLTCNGVLEGIRICRKGFPNRMVYPDFKLRYKILAPAAVDKVASDPKKAAEAVLDAAALDADQFRLGHTKVFFRAGVLGQMEELRDERLSKIVSWMQAFVRGYLTRKDYKKLQEQRLALQVVQRNLRKYLQLRTWPWWKLWQKVKPLLNATRIEDELAKWEEKATRAQEAFEREEKARKELEALNSKLLSEKTDLLRQLEGEKGSLSEFQEKSIKLAAQKVDLESQLQDIADRLQSEEEARNQLFQNKKKLEQEVSGLKKDIEDLELTVQKSEQDKATKDHQIRNLNDEIAHQDELINKLNKEKKNQGEVNQKTAEELQAAEDKVNHLNKVKAKLEQTLDELEDSLEREKKLRGDVEKTKRKVEGDLKLTQEAVADLERNKKELEQTIQRKDKELSSLTAKLEDEQSLVGKLQKQIKELQARIEELEEEVEAERQARAKAEKQRSDLARELEELGERLEEAGGATSAQIELNKKREAELSKLRRDLEEANIQHEGSLANLRKKHNDAVAEMGEQIDTLNKLKARAEKEKVQYFSELNDLRAGVDHLTNEKAAQEKIAKQLQHQLNETQGKLEETNRTLNDFDAAKKKLSIENSDLLRQLEEAESQVSQLSKIKISLTTQLEDTKRLADEESRERATLLGKFRNLEHDLDNIREQVEEEAEGKADIQRQLSKANAEAQLWRTKYESEGVARAEELEEAKRKLQARLAEAEETIESLNQKVIALEKTKQRLATEVEDLQLEVDRATAIANAAEKKQKAFDKIIGEWKLKVDDLAAELDASQKECRNYSTELFRLKGAYEEGQEQLEAVRRENKNLADEVKDLLDQIGEGGRNIHEIEKARKRLEAEKDELQAALEEAEAALEQEENKVLRSQLELSQVRQEIDRRIQEKEEEFENTRKNHQRALDSMQASLEAEAKGKAEALRMKKKLEADINELEIALDHANKANAEAQKNIKRYQQQLKDVQTALEEEQRARDDARELLGISERRANALQNELEESRTLLEQADRGRRQAEQELGDAHEQLNELGAQNASISAAKRKLESELQTLHSDLDELLNEAKNSEEKAKKAMVDAARLADELRAEQDHAQTQEKLRKALETQIKELQVRLDEAEANALKGGKKAIQKLEQRVRELENELDGEQRRHADAQKNLRKSERRIKELSFQADEDRKNHERMQDLVDKLQQKIKTYKRQIEEAEEIAALNLAKFRKAQQELEEAEERADLAEQAIAKFRTKGRGGSAARGLSPAPHRPMQRPMFDGSAFPPRFDLQPDGEL
- the LOC107219277 gene encoding myosin heavy chain, muscle isoform X13, which codes for MPKPIKQEGEDPDPTPYLFVSLEQKRIDQTKPYDAKKACWVPCEKEGYVLGEIKATKGDVVSVSLPGGETKQFRKEQVAQVNPPKFEKSEDMADLTFLNEASVLHNLKQRYYNKMIYTYSGLFCVAINPYKRYPVYTQRCAKLYRGKRRSEVPPHIFAISDGAYVNMLTNSENQSMLITGESGAGKTENTKKVIAYFATVGASTKKEDNPNQKKGSLEDQVVQTNPVLEAFGNAKTVRNDNSSRFGKFIRIHFGPSGKLAGADIETYLLEKARVISQQSLERSYHIFYQMMSGSVNGLKQNCLLSNNVNDYYFVSQGKTTIPGMDDGEECQLTDQAFDVLGFTQEEKDNIYKITAAVMHMGGMKFKQRGREEQAEADGTEEGERVAKLLGCDCADLYKNLLKPRIKVGNEFVTQGRNKDQVAYSVGAMSKAMFDRLFKWLVKKCNETLDTKQKRQHFIGVLDIAGFEIFDFNGFEQLCINFTNEKLQQFFNHHMFVLEQEEYKKEGIDWAFIDFGMDLLACIELIEKPMGILSILEEESMFPKATDKTFEEKLNNNHLGKSPNFLKPKPPKPGQQAAHFAIGHYAGNVPYNITGWLEKNKDPLNDSVVDQFKKSQNKLLVEIFADHPGQSGGGDAGGGKGGRGKKGGGFSTVSSSYKEQLNNLMTTLRATQPHFVRCIIPNELKQPGLIDSHLVMHQLTCNGVLEGIRICRKGFPNRMVYPDFKLRYKILCAHLIKDPCEPKKAAQIILENINLEPDQYRLGLTKVFFRAGVLGQMEELRDERLSKIVSWMQAFVRGYLTRKDYKKLQEQRLALQVVQRNLRKYLQLRTWPWWKLWQKVKPLLNATRIEDELAKWEEKATRAQEAFEREEKARKELEALNSKLLSEKTDLLRQLEGEKGSLSEFQEKSIKLAAQKVDLESQLQDIADRLQSEEEARNQLFQNKKKLEQEVSGLKKDIEDLELTVQKSEQDKATKDHQIRNLNDEIAHQDELINKLNKEKKNQGEVNQKTAEELQAAEDKVNHLNKVKAKLEQTLDELEDSLEREKKLRGDVEKTKRKVEGDLKLTQEAVADLERNKKELEQTIQRKDKELSSLTAKLEDEQSLVGKLQKQIKELQARIEELEEEVEAERQARAKAEKQRSDLARELEELGERLEEAGGATSAQIELNKKREAELSKLRRDLEEANIQHEGSLANLRKKHNDAVAEMGEQIDTLNKLKARAEKEKVQYFSELNDLRAGVDHLTNEKAAQEKIAKQLQHQLNETQGKLEETNRTLNDFDAAKKKLSIENSDLLRQLEEAESQVSQLSKIKISLTTQLEDTKRLADEESRERATLLGKFRNLEHDLDNIREQVEEEAEGKADIQRQLSKANAEAQLWRTKYESEGVARAEELEEAKRKLQARLAEAEETIESLNQKVIALEKTKQRLATEVEDLQLEVDRATAIANAAEKKQKAFDKIIGEWKLKVDDLAAELDASQKECRNYSTELFRLKGAYEEGQEQLEAVRRENKNLADEVKDLLDQIGEGGRNIHEIEKARKRLEAEKDELQAALEEAEAALEQEENKVLRSQLELSQVRQEIDRRIQEKEEEFENTRKNHQRALDSMQASLEAEAKGKAEALRMKKKLEADINELEIALDHANKANAEAQKNIKRYQQQLKDVQTALEEEQRARDDARELLGISERRANALQNELEESRTLLEQADRGRRQAEQELGDAHEQLNELGAQNASISAAKRKLESELQTLHSDLDELLNEAKNSEEKAKKAMVDAARLADELRAEQDHAQTQEKLRKALETQIKELQVRLDEAEANALKGGKKAIQKLEQRVRELENELDGEQRRHADAQKNLRKSERRIKELSFQADEDRKNHERMQDLVDKLQQKIKTYKRQIEEAEEIAALNLAKFRKAQQELEEAEERADLAEQAIAKFRTKGRGGSAARGLSPAPHRPMQRPMFDGSAFPPRFDLQPDGEL
- the LOC107219277 gene encoding myosin heavy chain, muscle isoform X6; translation: MPKPIKQEGEDPDPTPYLFVSLEQKRIDQTKPYDAKKACWVPCEKEGYVLGEIKATKGDVVSVSLPGGETKDFKKDQLQQVNPPKYEKAEDMSNLTYLNDASVLHNLKQRYYHKLIYTYSGLFCVAINPYKRYPVYTQRCAKLYRGKRRSEVPPHIFAISDGAYVNMLTNSENQSMLITGESGAGKTENTKKVIAYFATVGASTKKEDNPNQKKGSLEDQVVQTNPVLEAFGNAKTVRNDNSSRFGKFIRIHFGPSGKLAGADIETYLLEKARVISQQSLERSYHIFYQMMSGSVNGLKPMCFLSDNIYDYYNVSQGKVSIPGMDDGEECQLTDQAFDVLGFTQEEKDNIYKITAAVMHMGGMKFKQRGREEQAEADGTEEGERVAKLLGCDCADLYKNLLKPRIKVGNEFVTQGRNKDQVAYSVGAMSKAMFDRLFKWLVKKCNETLDTKQKRQHFIGVLDIAGFEIFDFNGFEQLCINFTNEKLQQFFNHHMFVLEQEEYKKEGIDWAFIDFGMDLLACIELIEKPMGILSILEEESMFPKATDKTFEEKLNNNHLGKSPNFLKPKPPKPGQQAAHFAIGHYAGNVPYNITGWLEKNKDPLNDSVVDQFKKSQNKLLVEIFADHPGQSGGGDAGGGKGGRGKKGGGFSTVSSSYKEQLNNLMTTLRATQPHFVRCIIPNELKQPGLIDSHLVMHQLTCNGVLEGIRICRKGFPNRMVYPDFKLRYKILAPAAVDKVASDPKKAAEAVLDAAALDADQFRLGHTKVFFRAGVLGQMEELRDERLSKIVSWMQAFVRGYLTRKDYKKLQEQRLALQVVQRNLRKYLQLRTWPWWKLWQKVKPLLNATRIEDELAKWEEKATRAQEAFEREEKARKELEALNSKLLSEKTDLLRQLEGEKGSLSEFQEKSIKLAAQKVDLESQLQDIADRLQSEEEARNQLFQNKKKLEQEVSGLKKDIEDLELTVQKSEQDKATKDHQIRNLNDEIAHQDELINKLNKEKKNQGEVNQKTAEELQAAEDKVNHLNKVKAKLEQTLDELEDSLEREKKLRGDVEKTKRKVEGDLKLTQEAVADLERNKKELEQTIQRKDKELSSLTAKLEDEQSLVGKLQKQIKELQARIEELEEEVEAERQARAKAEKQRSDLARELEELGERLEEAGGATSAQIELNKKREAELSKLRRDLEEANIQHEGSLANLRKKHNDAVAEMGEQIDTLNKLKARAEKEKVQYFSELNDLRAGVDHLTNEKAAQEKIAKQLQHQLNETQGKLEETNRTLNDFDAAKKKLSIENSDLLRQLEEAESQVSQLSKIKISLTTQLEDTKRLADEESRERATLLGKFRNLEHDLDNIREQVEEEAEGKADIQRQLSKANAEAQLWRTKYESEGVARAEELEEAKRKLQARLAEAEETIESLNQKVIALEKTKQRLATEVEDLQLEVDRATAIANAAEKKQKAFDKIIGEWKLKVDDLAAELDASQKECRNYSTELFRLKGAYEEGQEQLEAVRRENKNLADEVKDLLDQIGEGGRNIHEIEKARKRLEAEKDELQAALEEAEAALEQEENKVLRSQLELSQVRQEIDRRIQEKEEEFENTRKNHQRALDSMQASLEAEAKGKAEALRMKKKLEADINELEIALDHANKANAEAQKNIKRYQQQLKDVQTALEEEQRARDDARELLGISERRANALQNELEESRTLLEQADRGRRQAEQELGDAHEQLNELGAQNASISAAKRKLESELQTLHSDLDELLNEAKNSEEKAKKAMVDAARLADELRAEQDHAQTQEKLRKALETQIKELQVRLDEAEANALKGGKKAIQKLEQRVRELENELDGEQRRHADAQKNLRKSERRIKELSFQADEDRKNHERMQDLVDKLQQKIKTYKRQIEEAEEIAALNLAKFRKAQQELEEAEERADLAEQAIAKFRTKGRGGSAARGLSPAPHRPMQRPMFDGSAFPPRFDLQPDGEL